Genomic window (Maylandia zebra isolate NMK-2024a linkage group LG11, Mzebra_GT3a, whole genome shotgun sequence):
GAAGCACCTATAAGCTGTGCTCTTGTATAAAGGTTTATAGACTGTACTGGGCTGTTATGTGCTCCAGTCAGTATTACACAACAGAAGTCAGTAGACCATCTCTTAGCAACAGTAACTCTCAAATGACACTGAACTGGTGTAATTAGAGATTTACACCCTGCAGATTAAAATTTTCTTCCATGCAAAGAATACAGAAATCAGTCTTCTTTTTCATAGTGGAAAAATATGCTTAATATCTGCTCAGATTTAGAGAATTCTAATCTTAAATTTGACTTCTCTTCAGACTAGTAGTGTTCTCTTTAATCACCACCCTTTGCTGTGACTAAAGTCTAAGTTTGTGTAACTGGTGTTTCAGCTTTGCTCCGTCAACCCTGTGGCACTTTGGCTAATGTGCTTTAAGACCATTTGTTGTCTTGCACATATCCTCAGCAGAAATGTTTTCCTAGCTGTTGCATTCTGTCTCCTGGCATTCCTGGGGGTTTGGGTTACGTGCATTTGGTGTGGAGTGTTGAGCATGATCTGTAGGAGTCTTTTGTGTGGCATCTGGCAAAGGTATCAGCTTCTTATTTCATGGCAACCTTGGCCACGGGCAACTTCAGTGACTTTGTTGTGAGGGCTCTTTGATTTCTGGAGGAAGGGGAGGGACACACCCAGTCGCACACAAAGCCTGCTGTGCATACCACAAGGAGTATCCTCTGTCTCTTAAtacccccccaacacacacacacacacacacacacacacggtcctGTCTCCCAGGTGACAGGCTTACACTCTCTGGCCTTCATTCAACGTTAAATACTAAACATAGCCCGCTTTGAACATGTGCAATGATTTATCACAAAGCTCTGACGTTGGAATCAGGCAGGTTTCTGCTTTATTCTGGGCACAGTCCAGCCTATCAGTAGGATTTTCCGGAGGAGGGCTAACCTTTTCCTGCCCTTCCACTAGTGTTTGCCAGCTTTGGAAAGAGCAAAAACTTTGAAGTGTTAGAATATAGAGAGAATGGAAAGACAAACTGACACACTATAACGGACACTCGGGGGCCTTGAAAGTTTGAGTAAAACTTTGAAAAGTAAGAgtcatctttaaaaaaacaaaacaaaacttcacTTAATACTTAAAGTACATTGTGCAGAAATTCTCTGCGAAGGATTTTGCCCTAAAGAGCAAATCAGCTCAAATTTTGCAGCTGATCCTGTTGGAAGGTTTTTGAAATGAGGGCAGTTTTTACAGTAAGTGCtctaaagaaaataaaggtCAGATTGTTCAGCCACGAGGAGCCTCAAGTCCAGGACCTCCAGAGGAGAGAAACAAGGACGCTTAATGTCTGAGGGGGCAAGCCCAGGGCCCAGAGATGTGGGCCTGGAGCCAGAAAAAGCAGAGAAGAGAAAACATCAACTAGTGCAATATGCTCAAGTGTGGTCGTGTGGATTTCCTTTGCGCATATCGGCAGTTTAGATTTACAGCAAGCTATCCAGTGATGAGGTCGAGAGTGTGGAGTACTCTGAAATACACACAATACAACACAGCACAACACACTTAGTCTGTGCTAATGCATGCCTGTCACTATTAACTGGTTATGTATTGAACATGCATATTACTCCAAGTGATGTAGCTGGTGTCGATCCAAAAATAATAAGGCTGTCCTCCACACATATCCTCAGCAACCTTCCCATGAACAGCTCTGTGCATTCCAGCCTTCTTGGCCTGTCCCTGGTTGTTTCCAAATGTCCGCACTCTCATTTCCTGCCACCTATACCCCCCCTTCCAATGCTCTGGTTGATCATGGTTTCCGGCCGATGAATGGACAGTTTTGTGTGTTACTATAGTGTACTGTTGCTTATGTAGCATAAATATTTTCACCAGCTTTTGCTACCCTGATCATTTGTAATCTCAGTGCTTATTATATTACAATGTCCAGTCATGCAGACTGCACTTATAACACAAGTAAAATCATTATATTTATGCCTCTTTTCCAGTTGCATTTACAAAAGTAATTTCACAATCTTACAGGTTACTGTCTGTCTATTTTtcagagaaaaatgtttaaaaacttCAAACTGTGCAGACTGCTACCTACACCTACTCCCCCAGCACAGCACAGTCTGTGGAAATACTGGATTCACCAGTGTAGGCAGACTGTACATAGCTGTAACATCATGAAAATGCTTTGGAAGCTCTTCAAAGAAAAGTTATAGCTGGAAAACTTAGATTTAAGCTACTTCAAAGGTTTCTTTAGGGAATGCTATATAACTCATGCACGCACATGTGAGTGTTCAGGTCACGAGTAGGGCTGTCAAGCCTTCAAATCTATCAGTATATTCAAAGTTCTCAGGTGATGTAACTTGCATCTAAACGTAATGGAAGAACAGAGTGCAATAATAGTTGTTATAATGGAAAACCGATTTTTAATATAGTATGTTTAATCTCTTCAATTTCAGCCATTTATGCCCCTGATAAACCTGAAGTGCTCTCCAGATGTCCACCACTTCCTGTGCCAAGTCTTTATCCCAGCATGCACCGAGGAGAATAAGGTGATCCACCCCTGCAGGGAGCAGTGCAATGCTGTTCGGTCCGACTGTGAGAAGAACATCCACACCTTTGATGTCCCCTGGCCTCCTGAAATGTGTGAAAAGTAAGAAAATATCCTTCCCCGGTTTCATTACCCACAATTCATGTTGAGGCACTTATCCTGTTATATTGTTATTTATGCTCTAGATTGGACCCTTGCAGTGTGCCTGGTTCTCCAGCCCCTTTAACCACCCCAGCAATCTCCTCATCCGCTAAGAGAGAGCTGGGCTTCTGGTGCCCATTGCAGCTAAAGACCAAGCCAGGTCATGGCTCATCATTCCTAGGCGCCCAGGACTGTGCTCCACCTTGCTCCAACATGTACTTCAAACCCCACGACATAGAATTTGCAAAGAGCTTCATCGGTGTGTGCTCCATCATCTGCCTGGGTGCTACACTCTTCACCTTCCTCACATTCCTTATTGACGTCAAACGCTTCCGTTACCCAGAGCGGCCCATAATCTTCTATGCTGTGTGCTATAGCTTTGTCTCGCTCATATACTTCATCGGCTTCCTGCTGGGAAACAATGCAGCCTGCATCAAAGCGGCCCATCCTGCTGGGGttgacacagtggtgttgggctCTCAGAGCAAAGGCTGCACTCTGCTTTTTATGCTTCTCTACTTCTTCTCCATCGCCGGTATCGTCTGGTGGGTTATACTCACCATCACCTGGTTCCTGGCAGCCGGCCCCAAGTGGAGCTGTGAGGCCATTGAGAAGAAAGCGGTAAGGTTCTTAAGTATTTAGGTTTGTTTCCTAGTAGCAAATAGGAAGCAAACACAACAAGGAAATATGTGCAGTTACAGCTCagtcaatatttttattttgtctaaGGTGTGGTTCCACTCTGCTGCCTGGGGGATCCCTGGGGCACTCACTGTCATGCTGCTAGCTCTGAACAAAGTTGAAGGAGACAACATCAGCGGAGTCTGTTTTGTGGGGCTCTACGACCTGGATGCGCTGCGCTACTTTGTACTGGCGCCACTGTGCGTGGGCGTCATAGTCGGCCTCTTCCTCATCCTGGCAGGTATCGTTTCTCTGAATCACGTCCGACAGGTCATCCAGCACGACGAGCGCAACCAGGAGAAGCTTAAGAAATTCATGATTCGCATCGGCGTGTTCAGCTGCCTCTACCTGGTCCCGCTGGTCACCCTGCTAGCCTGCTACACCTACGAACAGAGCCACCGCAGCAGCTGGGAGAACACCTGGATAAACGACCGCTGCCAGGAGTATAGCATCCCCTGCTTAAACCAGGTTGTTGTGACTTATTCATTCAGTAAAGATGGGGTGAAAGTTTAGGACAAGCTTTTTTAGACTGCTGAAAAAGGGCAAAACCAAAGCACAGTGAAAATTTCATAAAACTGATCAGGGCTCAGAAGGATCCAAAAGGCTCATCTGTTTAAAAATCCCAATTATTAAATATCTATAATGTCCTGCAGAGTACAGGGATTCCAAAATCAAGACTGTTATGACAGATCAGTGTGGAAGTAACAGACGTCTTAGAAGCTGCGGTACCTCAAAAATGTAGTGCAGAATACATGagttttctttaatttattaaatataatttttccacattaaaataaataaaaacaaagaacaagagGTCTTTAGATGAATCACAATTTAATGCAGGgttataaattttaaaaaagatggTGGGGAGAAAAAATTGGCATCATCAGTTTGTCTCAAGGGCCAAATAAGCACACTGTTTCTCCCTCTGTTATTCTCACAATTCTCTTTGGAGCCGTATACAATATGTCATGTCTCAGGATATgtttgacaacattaacactAACACAGCATCTTGTAATGGGGGTGTATCCAACATAAAGTAATGTCAaacttctgcaaacattaaagcAAAAGACTTTAGAAATAATTCCCACAAATCCCCAAAACATAAAGGTGCAAGTCCAAAACATATGGACATTATTAACCATTTTTTCCTCCATCAAGCCAGTTGAGCACCAGTTTGTTCGGACTTCTGTTTAGGAGCGACCAAAATTCAAGGTTTTCCAACAGGAGTCTCTCCAAGCTCAGGAACTGGTGGAGGACGACTGTATTTCCCAAGCAGTCTGCCGCACACCTTCAGATATTTCAGTGGCCAGGTCTTTGTCCTGTCGTTGTTTCATACAGCATGTAGTGCCCATGTTCGGTCATTTGGTGGTGTGGTCCAAATTCATTAGAAGTGCTTTAGTAGTGCAAGAATTATACATCAGTGGATATCTGTATGGTATGTGGAAGATACAATACGTGAGCTTATAAGCGCTGCAGTGGGAAATAGCTTAGTCTTGTTTTGACAGTCAGTACCTGATGCCTGTACTGGAAATGCTTGACTTTGTCTTAAGTAAGAAattgaatttttttatttaaccagtTGCTCTAAATCACAAGGATCTCATTACCATTGAGTTTGTTACTGTTTTAGACCACAGATCATGAACGCCCTGACCTCTCCCTGTTTCTGGTGAAATACTTGATGACATTGGTGGTTGGCATATCTGCAGTATTCTGGGTCAGCAGTAAGAAGACCTGCTCTGAGTGGGCCTACTTTTTCAACAGG
Coding sequences:
- the fzd6 gene encoding frizzled-6 isoform X1; the protein is MLMPGPLWVCLALMWVGSCHAHSLFTCEPIRVHRCLETSYNMTFFPNMMGHYDQDIAYNRMQPFMPLINLKCSPDVHHFLCQVFIPACTEENKVIHPCREQCNAVRSDCEKNIHTFDVPWPPEMCEKLDPCSVPGSPAPLTTPAISSSAKRELGFWCPLQLKTKPGHGSSFLGAQDCAPPCSNMYFKPHDIEFAKSFIGVCSIICLGATLFTFLTFLIDVKRFRYPERPIIFYAVCYSFVSLIYFIGFLLGNNAACIKAAHPAGVDTVVLGSQSKGCTLLFMLLYFFSIAGIVWWVILTITWFLAAGPKWSCEAIEKKAVWFHSAAWGIPGALTVMLLALNKVEGDNISGVCFVGLYDLDALRYFVLAPLCVGVIVGLFLILAGIVSLNHVRQVIQHDERNQEKLKKFMIRIGVFSCLYLVPLVTLLACYTYEQSHRSSWENTWINDRCQEYSIPCLNQVTTDHERPDLSLFLVKYLMTLVVGISAVFWVSSKKTCSEWAYFFNRTRNKDPISESRRVLQESCEFFLKHNNRVQHKKKHYKPSSHKLKVISKSMGTSTGVTPTSVSTTSNQGTSALGNHEPHMQGSLSETSAREHLDRGTSSRSSRRGERDRERERDGGERRSKTGSSSKVSSRSESLHRVADGRATPRSELSEVRHIPCEKQQLSALNPAHTSSLQDASHQMVLQVPEERKDPKDSSC
- the fzd6 gene encoding frizzled-6 isoform X2; the encoded protein is MLMPGPLWVCLALMWVGSCHAHSLFTCEPIRVHRCLETSYNMTFFPNMMGHYDQDIAYNRMQPFMPLINLKCSPDVHHFLCQVFIPACTEENKVIHPCREQCNAVRSDCEKNIHTFDVPWPPEMCEKLDPCSVPGSPAPLTTPAISSSAKRELGFWCPLQLKTKPGHGSSFLGAQDCAPPCSNMYFKPHDIEFAKSFIGVCSIICLGATLFTFLTFLIDVKRFRYPERPIIFYAVCYSFVSLIYFIGFLLGNNAACIKAAHPAGVDTVVLGSQSKGCTLLFMLLYFFSIAGIVWWVILTITWFLAAGPKWSCEAIEKKAVWFHSAAWGIPGALTVMLLALNKVEGDNISGVCFVGLYDLDALRYFVLAPLCVGVIVGLFLILAGIVSLNHVRQVIQHDERNQEKLKKFMIRIGVFSCLYLVPLVTLLACYTYEQSHRSSWENTWINDRCQEYSIPCLNQTTDHERPDLSLFLVKYLMTLVVGISAVFWVSSKKTCSEWAYFFNRTRNKDPISESRRVLQESCEFFLKHNNRVQHKKKHYKPSSHKLKVISKSMGTSTGVTPTSVSTTSNQGTSALGNHEPHMQGSLSETSAREHLDRGTSSRSSRRGERDRERERDGGERRSKTGSSSKVSSRSESLHRVADGRATPRSELSEVRHIPCEKQQLSALNPAHTSSLQDASHQMVLQVPEERKDPKDSSC